The genomic region GTCCAGTACTTGTCGGATTCAGCGTAGCAGCAAGCTTCGCCCTTTTGCTCCAACACGGCGCTTTCGGCGCGCTCGAGCTGCTCGCGCAAAGCTTCCAACTCCGCGTCGGAATCCACCTGAATGCCCAAGTGATTGACACCTGGTTTATGTCCTCGTCTCGATACCGCGAAGTTTATGCGCGGATCTTCGAGCATCCATTTGGCATAGTCGGTTTTGACCACCGTCGGCTCAGTGCCCAAGACGGCTGAGTAGAACTGAATGCTGGCGTCAAGATCATCGGTTGCGACATGGACATGAAAGCGTTTCATGCTGATTTCCTTTTCGGTCTGGATGTGGTTTCGCGGGCGGGTACGCATTGCTCGGGGTGTCCGCCACAGCAGTTCTCGGTAAGGTAACCGACGAGATCGATCATCGTTGTGAAGTTGGCCGCGTGAAAAATAAAGCGCCCCTCCTGCCGCACGATCAAGAGTCCGGCGTGGCTTAATTCCTTCAGATGAAAAGAGAGCGTGGCCGGCGCTACGCCCAGACGCTCGCCGATGGCGCTTACCGGTAACCCCACCGGGCCCTCGGCAACCAGTAACCGAAATATCGCAAGCCGGGTGTCTTGCGCCAAAGCGGCCAAAGCGCGTATGGCGGTTTTTGTTTCCATTGTTCTAGTATATTGGAAGTGTTGTGGGTGAGCAAACATCCATTTCCAAGCCTCAGACTCTGGAGCAGGTCCAGGGCCTGGAGTTCGATCGGCGTTGATCAGACGCGCTGCCGCCGTTCGGCATTTTCTTCCGGGTTGCCTATTAGGGCCTGTTCACACATAAATCATGCCCCGCGTTGCCCCAACCGGGATGATCACGCGAAGCGGGACCCTCGTGAAGGGCCATTCCCTTCACAAGGGTCCGCGACAAAGTGAGCGCCCGGTTTGGGGGTAACCCGTAGGGCTTTGGTCTGGCGGGCGCGCTGCTGCGTTGGCCGTCGCTTGCAGGGAATGACCCTGCGGCGCGCCGTCCGCCTCGCATCGCATCCCGCGAGAGCAAAGCGCGGGGTATGATTTATGTGTGGGCAGGCCCCAATCCTGCTGTCTACAGCCGCGTCTCACCACGGTTTGTGCATGGCCGTGCACCCGCGCCCAATATTCCACGGCGGCTTTTTGCATGCTCTTGGTGCGCCGCTTTCCGCAGATGCGCCAGCGAAGTGCATCCGGCTAGTATCCAATCTTCAATTTATCTTGATTTTTTCTACGATTAGTCAACGTCTTAGTTAGAGTGTGTCCGCTGGCGCGCAGTTTGCGATAAGCAAACACATCGCCGCGAACACCGGCGCCTGCTGGCGTCAGCTTAAAAAATTCCTGCCACACTCATGCGCAATCTTCTGGTACTGATTAGCATACTCGGCGCTTTTTTGAGCGCCTCAGTTACTACTGCGCGCGCAAGTTCCGGCGAAGATAAAGCGCTGACAATCGAAGTTTCGGAAGGTAACTGGGGAAACGCCAACACCGCCGATATCGAAGCGCTGCTTTACTCTGTAGCGTCCGAGCTTCGGCGCTTTATCGAGACTCGTCCACCAGCCGAGATAGTGGTTATCCCGAGCGAAAAAGCTCCTGCGGCCCTTTACCAAAAAGGTAGAAACGGGGAATACGTGATTTTGTTAAGCGCCAAGAATAGACGCTGGGCCCAATATGCTTACCAGTTTTCTCATGAACTTTGCCACGTTTTTTCGAACTACGAGCGTGGCGAAGTGAACAACGGCGTAAAGCCTAACCAATGGTTCGAGGAGGCGGTGTGCGAAGCGGCAGCGGTTTTCACCCTGCGACGCATGGCGAGCACTTGGGGATCGAACCCGCCCTATTCCGATTGGGCAGACTACGCGGCGGTTTTGCGAGCTTATGCGGAGCAATTAACCACGCAAAGCCACCGGCGGCTACCCGGCGACATCGCGTTTGGGACATGGTATGCGGCGAATCGGGACGCCGTAAGTGGAAATCCTTACCTGCGCCAAAAAAACGAAGTCTGCGCAAATCTGCTGCTTTCGTTGTTCGAGAGCACACCCGAACACTGGGCAGCCATAGGCTATCTGAATCTTCATCGCAGCTCGCCGGAAGCCGGTTTCCTCGAATATCTGGAAAGCTGGCGTCAAGCTGCTCCGGCAAGGCACCGAGTGTTCATCACGGAGGTTATCGCATTATTTGACCTGCCGGAGCATCGCGAAACGATGCAGACGGTGTTGGCCAGGTGATCTCGTAAAGCGACGGATCAATCAACAGGGCAGCGCCTTTTTCGGGCTTCCACACGCGGGCAGTAGAAATCAAAATTTCTCGCGTCATTCAAGCTTCGGCTTCAATCGCTGTGCATAAGAACGGGTCTTGCCCGATCTGGCGCCGGTGGGGAAATCTCGATTAAGCACAAGGTTCCTCTCCCAGCCCGACGCCGGCCGGATGAGCCTCGCGCTCCAGGGGACGCTTAGCCCGCGCCGTTCTTCTGGAATGGAGACCTCTTATGAAGCTGCTTGCCGGGCTTGCCTTCAATGATCATCTCTTCCCCGGCTGGTCCCGCAATGCTTCTGCCGCGTTCCGAGGCAGCAGTTTGCTCCACCGTTTGCCGCGCTTTATTGATTTGATCCCAATGGCGAATTTCATCGTCACCGTACCTACCGGCAATGCTTGCCGAAGCGGCGGTGAACAATATGAGGCCGCTGAGTATCGGTACAGACCTTTTGATCTCGAACATGTTGGCTCCTTGTCAACTTAAACTGCCTCATCCCGAAGACGACGGCGGTTTGCGAATCAATCAATTGCTCCGAAGTTAATCTTAGGCTTCCAAACTCACGCTGCCATCACCGGAGCTTCACAGTTTCATCACAAAACGTGTGGAAGGCTTACATGAGCCGCTATCTGGTGGCTTGGCCTCTGCCGGTAAAACAGGTGAAACGCTGCGCAGGCGCTTGTTGCGCAGCACGCAGTATCGAAGATAGATAGCCGGGACGGTGGTATGGCTCGGTGGCTCGGGCTCATAACGAAACGTGCGCTGGGCAATTTCGCGGCGCGTGGTTAAAAAACGAGAAGCCGAGAGGCAAGGCGGCCACCGGAAAACGGCGCCCTAAGACGGGCAAGAACGACTGCATGAGGTTCCGTCTGCGCGCCCGTAGTCCCCGATCGTCGAAACCGACGGCGCTCACAGCGATCGGGCAGGCGCGCGCGTTCGAATTCATCGCAAACGCCTTTCGCGAGCGCTGAACCAAGTCAGTGATGATGTTCTTCGCCGGCCTGTATGCTTTTACGAACGGGTCGTATTTCATGTCGCCAAGATCGGCGAAGTCGATGAGGCGATAATCGGCAAGCTGCTCGTCGCCAGTCATTTGCAGGGATGTCTGGGTGAGCGGCCGTAATTCGCGAAGACGCAATTCCACC from Burkholderiales bacterium harbors:
- a CDS encoding VOC family protein, translating into MKRFHVHVATDDLDASIQFYSAVLGTEPTVVKTDYAKWMLEDPRINFAVSRRGHKPGVNHLGIQVDSDAELEALREQLERAESAVLEQKGEACCYAESDKYWT
- a CDS encoding helix-turn-helix transcriptional regulator gives rise to the protein METKTAIRALAALAQDTRLAIFRLLVAEGPVGLPVSAIGERLGVAPATLSFHLKELSHAGLLIVRQEGRFIFHAANFTTMIDLVGYLTENCCGGHPEQCVPARETTSRPKRKSA